In the Clostridium sp. 'White wine YQ' genome, TCCTTCAGTTCCAGATCATATAGAGACAGTCTGGGGAACGGGGTATAGATGGAAGGAATAAAAATGTACATGAATAAAAGTGTTAGAACCAAGATGGTTAAATACTTCATATTGGTTATATTTTTTATAGTTTTGATTTTGAATATTCTAATGATAAATTATATAAAAAGATACTATTATGATAGCACTGAACAAGTACTAAAGAGTGAAATAAAAACATCAGCCGATTTTTATAATAAATATTTCTCGTATACATCACTTGAAGAAAATATTTATAACAATATTGATGTTTTTTGGAGTGAAAGTAATGCTGAAGTACAAATATTAGATACGAATGGTAAACTTCTTATGGATTCTATGGGAGTAAAGGATAAGAATGTAATAGATACTTCAGATGTTAAAAAGGCTGCTAAAGGTGATTATGAAAGATGGATAGGAAAAGTAAGTTATTATGATGATGAAGTAATGGCTATATCTTATCCACTTAAATCTTCAGGAGAGATTAAAGGTGTGCTTAGATACGTTATTTCTCTTAAGGAAGTAAATAGTTCAATAAAAGGAATTGCAATATTTTTTATCACAATTTCATTAATCGTACTAGCTATTGGAGCAATTATTAGTTTAATTTTAGCAAAAGGAATAATTAATCCAATTAAAGAGTTAACTACTGTTGCTGAAACTATGGCATCAGGAGATTTAAACATAAGGAGTCTTAATAATTCTAAAGATGAGATAGGAAAACTATCAGCAACACTTAATTATATGGCTGAAGAATTATCAAAAAGAGAAAAACTAAAGAATGATTTTATATCTTCAGTGTCACACGAGCTTAGAACTCCTTTGACAGCTATAAAAGGATGGGTGATTACTATAAATGGTGATTATTCTGATGAAGAAGTTTTAAAAATGGGATTGGGAATTATTGAAAAAGAAACAGAACGTCTATCTAATATGGTAGAAGAGTTATTAGATTTCTCAAGGCTTATTTCCGGGAAAATAGCTCTAAAAAAAGAAATGATATCAATAAAAGATATAGTAGATTATATTGGAATATACATGACACCTAGGGCAAATAGAGATAACATAGAGTTTCTAGTTAATATAGAAGAAAACCTTCCTGAAATATGGGCAGATGGAGATAGGATGAAGCAAGTTTTTATTAATATAATAGATAATGCTTTTAATTTTACTGAGCCTGGCGGAAGAGTAGAATTATCAATAAGCAAGGAAAAGAATAGTAGTCAAATTCTAATCAAGCTTAAAGATAATGGATGCGGAATTGAAGAAGATATATTACCTAAGATTAAAGAAAAATTCGTTAAAGGAAAGAATTCCAGATCTCAGAATGGAATTGGATTGTCTATTTGTGATGAAATTGTTTCACAACATGGAGGAAGCTTAGAGATATATAGCAAGTTATCAGTTGGAACAGAGGTAGTTATAAAACTTCCTACTGCCTTTAGAGATTAAAAGGAGGAAGAATGAAAAAAGAAATTAAATTAATGATAGTGCTTTTAAGTATTCTTGCATTTGTATTGATATTTTCAAAGTTCAAGGTATCAGGAAATGATTTTAAAAGACTTATACCTCCTACATCTCAAAGCATTCACTTAGATGGTAAGTGGCAGAAAATATCTGCTTATAACATGAAAGACAATACAAATAAAGGTGTATCAAAAGAGTATTATTATTTTGAAGCTGAAAAAGCTTTCATAGAAAATAGTTCTTATGAGGGAATAGAATATAAGCTTAGAGTCGTAAATTTGAAACAATATTTAACTTTTGAATATAAAATAGATAAAGAAATAATAGCTGACGAAGATAGAGATGTTGATGTAATAAGTATACTGAAAAATAATGTGCTAATCTCTGAAGTAATTAAAGTAGATGACGATACTATTCTAGCAATAAATGAAGATTGTATATATAAGTTAAAGAATGTATCTCAAAGTATAGATGATTATCCAGTAAAGAACAATGATTTAAATACAACTAATAGCGTTAGTCTGAAAGATAGTAATAATAAACCAATAGGTCTTTATTTAGGGCTGAAAAAGGCAAGGGGAGTAAATGAAGATGGAAGTGTAGGAGCAGAAAAATATAGAACACTTTGGATATCCTATGCGACTGGACAGGTTTTGCCGATATATCAAAGAGAAAATATCTTATATCCTAGACTTAAAGGTTTTTGGGAATTAGTACCTGATAGTTATGTTAAAAATGGAATTAGGTATGAATTCTTTGATACTTACCCAATAAATAGTAAGAATGATGCGAAAATAAAATCCTCAGAATCATTACTTGATAAAGAATCATTAGGGGGAGAAGCATCAAGATATGGTATTGAACAAGGTAGTAAACTTGTAAATTTACTCTTTATAGGAAACAACTATATATCAACTGAAGAATTTAATGATAGATATTCAGAGGAAAGTGGTAGATTTAAAATAATTCCAGTAGATAATATATATGCAGATAGAGGAGTATCAATAGAGTTATTAAATGGTATTGATGGGTATGAAGCATTTAAAAATGCAGCAGATGTAGCATTAAATCGTAATGAAGAGGAAGCACAAGTTAAGTTAGATACCACAGAGATATCACTGGTGAGAAAAAGTGGTAGATGGATCCTAGAAGGAAGAGTTTTAAGAAAAGGTGATAAACCTATTGATTTTGATATAAGAACTGTAAATACAAAGAAACTTGTAAATTTTGATGACCTATCAGTAAAGTGGAGTATAATAAAAGCAGAAAATCCATTAGTTAAAGATATTTATACATCACCAAATGGAAAGCTAGCTCTATTAGTTCTAGATGATAAAATATTAGTGTATGAAGTGGAAGATGGGAGCCTAAAAGGACAACCAATCAAGATAATAAATAAAGATAAGGATGAGTCAGTGATAATGGCTGAATGGGCTGATGGTGATTTTGTGAAGGCATGGAAAAATGTATTTATTAAAAATGCATCACTAATTGATAATTAAGTTGTTCTAAAAATAAAGACCAGATAAAATCTCAATTATGAGTTTTACCTGGTCTCTTTTTTATTTATCTGTGTAATTCTTAAAATAATCACTCTTAATCATTTTATCAGAGATATCAAAAACTTGCTTATATAAATCTTGATCTTCTTTGCTTAATGTTCCTCTTAGTGTTCCATTAGTCAAATAAGCAAAGGATTTATTTGTTTTTAATAAGTTTCTTCCTAAAGCACTATTGATATACTTACTTTCATCAACACCCATCAAATATGATATAGTTGGCATCATATCAACTTGTCCACCATAAGTATCAATCTTTACAGGATTATTGTAATTCTTTTGATAAACTATATATGGAACTGATGAAATATTATTATCTAACCACCAATTTTCTGGGTTTTTCATTTCATTAACTTTATCATTATAATATTTGTGGACTCCAGTGTGGTCACCTTCAATTACAACAACAGTATTATCAAGCAATCCATTTTTATCTAACTCATTTAAGAACATTCCTATTTGTTTATCTGTATAATGCACTGTTTGGAAGGAATTACCTAATAAAGAATCTTTTAATTCACCAGTTAAATTTAATTCTTTATATTTATCAGGTAGTTCAAAAGGACCATGGTTTGTTAATGTTACTGTAAAAGTATAAAAAGGTTGTTTCATTTTCTTAATCATAGGTACTACTTGCTTAAAATAAGTTTCATCGCTTAATCCAAGTCCTATAACTTCATCAGGATTAAAGGAATAGTAGTCTATAAAGTTATTGAACCCAATTCCCTTTAGTCCATCAGCATAGTTCCAGAAGCTTCCCTTATCAGGATGTATAGCAGTTGATTCATAACCCTTATCCCCTAATAGTTTAGGAAGTGATATATAATCCCTATTTGGATATCTAAAGAATGTACTTCCTTTCTTCAGTGGAAGCATGCCAGTATTAACCATTAAGTCTGAATCAGAACTTGTACCTTCATTAACTTGTTCAAAAACATGAGGGAAGTATATTGAGTTATTTAAAATTTTGTTTAAGTTTGGAGTTATTTCTTGGCCATCAGCTTTTTGTCCAATTACAAAGTTCTCTAAGGATTCCACTTGAATTATTAAAAGATTTTTACCATTAAATAATCCTTTATAGTTGTTGTCAGGTAAATTTTCATTCTTTTTAGCATAGAAGTCTTTAACTTCTTTTTGTTCATCTGCGGTTAACTTATATGGCTTTAAATCTTTATATGTATTATAAACATCAAATAAGTGATAGCCGATAGAAGAAAAGTACTTAGCTGTATTCGTTGCATCATAGTTAGAAAATAAATAGGAGTTCCTAACATCTTTATTTCCTAAAACATTTATATTAAAAGGAACATAACCAATGTATATAATAGAAATTAGAAAAGCAGCTGCAAAGCCTTTAAAATTACTTTTTACCTTTTTAAAGCTCTTTCTAAAAATAATTATATAAGGAATTAATACTAAAAAATCTATAACAAATATAAAATCAAGTTTTGTAGTAAGTGATAAAATTGATCCAGACATATTATCTAAGTTAGCAGTTTGTGTTGCAACAATTACAGAAGGAACTGTCTGGAAACCACGAAAATACCACAGATCTAATACAAATAGAAATGTTAGTAGAGCATTTATTATTAATGGGAATATCCATTTTCCTTTTCCTTTAAATAGAAGTGTAAAACTTAAGAATACTACTGCAAATGCAATATAGTAATTCATAAATGGAGAAACAGAACTATAGCCTGTCCCAAAACTAAAATTATAAGGTGTTTTACTTCCTACAAATCCTTGAAAATAAATCCCCTTAAGTGTTATTGAAATTACTAGTAGTAAATAGAAAACGACTCTAAGAATTGTATTCTTTGTTAATTGTGCTTTGAAATTTTCTATTATAGAAACTTTTAAATTCGTTAAATTCATTTTTCTCCTCCTGAATGTAGCGTTTACCTAAAAATTATATCCTAACTGTATATATAAATCAAATAACAAAATAATAACTAAATGTAAATTGTTAGCTATGTAAGAAGGTAGAGAAGAATAGAATTGTTGTAGAGATGATAATAAATATGTACAATGATGTTATATAAGAAATTAATTATGTTATCTTGGAGGTAAAATGAAACATTTATTTATAATTAACCCTGAAGCTGGTAAAGGAAGAGCATTAGAATATAAAGATAAAATAGAAAAGATATTTACTAAAATCAATGAAGAATATGAAATCATTATAACAGAAAGAGTTGGACATGCTACTGAGGTAGTAAGAGAGCTTACATCTAGAGACAGATATAGGGTTTATGCAATAGGAGGAGATGGAACATTAAATGAGGTGGTTAACGGGTTAGTAGGAACAGACAGTATACTTGGAGTAATACCAGCAGGTTCAGGAAATGATTTTATAAGAAGTATATGGGATGAACAGGATGACGAGTTATTAATAAAGACTATAAGAGGTGATTTTAAGAAAATTGATTTAGCAAAAGTAAATAATAAATATTTCATAAATATATCATCAATAGGGTTTGATGCAGAAGTAGTATATAATGCGAGAAAATATAAAAAGTATAAGTTTATAAGTGGACCATTTGCTTATTTTATAAGTATTTTTATAACTGCATTGAGATTTAAAGGCGTTGAAATCGAGTTTGAACTAGATGGACAGCCTATAAATGATAAGATATTTTTAATGGCAGTAGCTAATGGTAAATATTATGGGGGAGGAATAAAAATTGCTCCTTTTGCCAATATAACAGATGGGGCATTAGAATTATATTTAATTAAAGCAATATCAATATTTAAGTTAATTAGAGAAATTCCTAAAGTTTTAAAAGGAGTACATAGTTATGGAATTAAGGAAGTAAAGTATTCAAAAATTCAGAACATAAAGGCGAAGTCTAAAAATGAATTTACCATAAATATTGATGGGGAGATAGTAAGAGGGAAAGAGGTTGAGTTTCTAATACTTCCTTCAAAATTGGATATGATAATTCCTAACAATTAATATTTTATTATGTGTAAAGTTAATGTAATATAATTACGATAAAAAAACTATGAATAAAAAAAGAATTTTGTTTACAATTATTATAGTTACACAAGGTTTATTGATTAAATTTCTTCCTAATTATTGGTTAATAATTATTTTATTAAGCTGCATAATTTTCACTATATTAACTAGTAGTAAGTTTCAAGTTGGAGGTAGAGAAATAACATTAGATACTCATTTTTTATTTAACGCTATTAATACTATCATCTATTATTGTAGGGCAGACGCAAATATTGCACGACGATTACTGCTAGATCTAAGTGGATACCTTAGATACTTTCTTGAAAATAAAAATATCACCGTAAAGTTAAAAGAGGAGTTAGATGTATTAGATGCATATCTTTCAATACAGAAGGCTAGATTTCAAGAAAAATTTGATTATTCTATTGCGGAAAGTAATAGTGTATTTATTATATTCAAGAATTCTATAATAGATTTATGTTACTTTTTGCTAAGGGAAGGAATAATAAAAAGTAAGGGGTCAGGAAGAATTGACATAATCGATATCATAGAAAAAGACCATTTACTATTAGAAATCAATTACTTAGGAAATTTTCCTCAAAATATCGATGAATTCAGTATGAATTTCCATAGAAAATATGGATATGAAATTAAAACAACCAGAAATGATAATGGTGTAATATTAAGAATAGTAATGGCGAAAAATAACCTTAAGGAGTAGGAGAATGTTAAAAATAGCTTTGGTTGATGATGAGAATATTGCATTGGAAGAATTGGAGTATTTACTTTTAAAAGAAAACGACGTAAAAATCATTGGTAAATATACAGACCCTCATCAGGCGATTAAAGAAATCAAGGAATTAGAACCAGATGTGGTTTTTTTAGATGTTTCCATGCCAGAAATAAATGGATTCATGGTTGCTGAAGAGATTAAGAAATTACGCCGAAATATTGAGATAGTTTTTATTACTGCTCATGGGGATTATGCGATTAAAGCATTTGAGATTGATGCAAGGGACTATGTGTTAAAACCATTTCATCCAAGAAGAATAGAAAATACTATGAATAGGCTTAGGGCTAAAATTTATGATAACTATTCTGTAGTAAAGCCTAAGTTAGTTAAAAAAATACCTATTAAATATAATGATAAGTTAAGTTTATTAGATGTTGAAAGTATAATTTATTGTTCAGCAAGTGAAGGTAATGTTGAAGTAATAACTTCAAATGGTTCTTTTATATCAGAAGAACCTTTAAATTCAATGGAATCAAGATTAGTTGATTTTAATTTTATTAAATGCCATAGAAAGTATTTAGTAAATTTAGATTTAATAGAAAATATTATTCCCTGGGCGAGTGGAACGTACATATTAAAATTGAAAGGGACAGAGGAAAAGGTTCCTGTAAGTAGAAATTATCAAAAAACTATTAAGGAAATTTTTAAGATATAGGGAATTTAATTTATTCTTACATAAATAAGTTATTAGTTAATATTATAATTCTACATAACATAGTATTATATATGTAAATAAAACTTGGTATATCCAAGTTTTATTTATATTATAAAATAATTTAATTACATTTATGTTTTTCACTTGAAAAAGTTGCTTTAGCGCTTTCTGTACGAGGATCATGGTCAATATGCTTTTTATTATTTGATTTAGTATTATCTTTTTTTGCCATCACTGCACCTCCTTATTACATAAAAATATTCCTACTTAGTTTATACAGTTTTAAAGAAACTATTAGGATTTATAGGGTTTTTTATAGGAAACTTAATTTACTCTTGTTTGAAAATGTAATTTCCTGGACATTTTCAAACAAGAATAAATTTTTTAGTTGAACTTAAAACCAGTTAATAGAAACAAATTTATTTTAAAAAATAAATCCCCTATGATAAAATATATATGTAATTAGGTATTTAATAAAACTATTCTCACCTGGAAAGGAATTGAGTCTTATGATGACAGTTTATGATTTAGTAATTATCGGTGGAGGACCTGCTGGAATGTCTTCAGCTTTAAAAGCGAAGGAGAATGGAATAGATAATATTCTTATTATAGAAAGAGAAGAATATTTAGGTGGAGCACTTATGCCTTGCATTCATTATGGATTTGGTGAGAAGATTTTAAATAAAAAAGTAACAGGTACGGAATTAATGCAGCATCTTGTTGATAAGATTGAGGAAAGCAGAATAGAGTGTAAGTTATCTTCCTTAGTTTTAGATGTTACAAAAGATAAAATAATAACATATGTAAATTCTAATGATGGAATAGTATCAATTAAAGGTAAAAGTATCATTTTCGCAACTGGAGCAAGAGAAAAATATACTGGAAATATAGAAATAGCTACAAAAAGCTATTCAGGTATTTATACATTAGGAACAGCACATAAGTTTGTAAATTTACAGGGATATTTGCCAGGAAAGTCGATAATAATTTTTGGTACTAATGATAGAGCACTTATTATTGCTAGAAGACTTATTACAGAAGGTGCAAGTGTTAAAGCTTTAATTGAAAGTAGTAATGAAATTAGGGCAAGGATTACGGAGAATAGGGAGATTATAGATTTATATAATATTCCAATTTACTTTAATTCAAAAATAAAAGATGTTTTTGGGAAAGAGAGAATAACAGGGCTTGTAATTGAAAATGTAATCTCTAAAGAACGAAAAGAGTTGTTGTGTGATAGCTTACTGCTTACAGTAGCATGGAAATCTGAAATAGATCTCTTAAAGAAAGCAAAAGTAGAGTTAGTTGATAATAATGAAGCAGCTTATGTAAATGATAAATTTATGACATCTCAAAAAGGTGTATTTGCTGTAGGATCAGTATTAAATCCAAGGTATTGGGCTGATGATGCTATTATTCAAGGAGAAAAAGCAGGGGAAGAGGTTGCTAAGCTTATTCGTTCAACCAGTAAGGCTTAGTTATAATAATTGAAGCAGAAATCTATGATTTCTGCTTCAATTTATTTACTATATACTCTGATATTAGAATATGTCCCTTTTTATTTAAATGAATACCATCAATATAGATATCTTCACCATTAAAGTAAGCTTCTTCAGTAACAGAGTATAAATCAATTATTTTTTCCTTATCAAATATATTTACTAACTCGTTCTTTAGATTAATTATTGATTTGTTTATTTGATTATAATCAGGATAGGAACTCCAAAGGTTTATTGATTTATTCTTATCTATGAAAGGTGGAATCAAGATGGTGGTTTTAATGTTGTTATCTTCGCATTCCTTATGCAATAAAACAATATTTTCTAATATAGTTTTATAAGGCCTTTCCATTAAAAAATCATTTGTACCAGCAAGAATGAAGCAAAATTTTGGTGCAATATTAATTACATCGCGCCAAACTCTTGAAAGCATTCCTACAGTTGTATCCCCATTTACACCTTTATTTAAATAAGAAAAATTACAATTTGCACATATTCTGTTTACCCAGGAGTCCTCCTTATGTACACCATATCCAAAAGTAAGACTATCACCTAAAAAAACTATATCCATTTTTCACCTCAAAACAACTTGTTAAAACAGTTTTTACAAACTAAGGTTTTGCCTTTATTTGCTTTTATATAATCATTTGACTTAATAGGTTTATTACAAAACTCACAAATTAATAAGTTATTATTTTCTGAAGTTTTAGAAGTGGTATTCTTAATAAGCTTTTTCCCATTAGAGGCTGGAGAGTAGATTAACTTTTCACTTTTAATTTCTTTAGGTTTTATAGTGTATTCTATTTCATATTCACTTTCACCAAATAACTCTAACTCAAAACGAGGATTTTCTTTGTCATAAAATTCTTCTATATAAATTGTTTTTATTTGAGCATCATTAACAATAAGGCCACTTTTTTCAACTCCATCAAAAATACTTTTTGTTATATTGTTAGTATCAGGATGTCGTTTAGAACTCTTATAATAAACTTTAAGTATTGCTATCAAACCCTCTTCTAGAACAATATTTGGATTCTGTACTCTCGCTTCATAAGAAATTTCTTCTTCGTAAAGTGCATATCTATCATGATATTTGCCAGAGTTATAGGGGAGTATTGCCCTTCCATTTGTATTAAATAATTTAAAATTAGATTTAGATATTGGAGACCCCTTCACAATAACCTTAGCATAAGATTTATTCATATATATTCTCCTTGTTATAAAATTGTAAGACTCTTTAAATTGATAATATATTCTCTATAAAGTATAATACAATATGAATGAATTTGATATATGAGGTAGTATTATGGAGAAAAAAATTATTTTATCCATTGAGAGCTCTTGTGATGAAACATCAGCTGCCATTGTAATAAATGGAAGAGAAGTTTTATCAAATATTATAGCATCTCAAATAGATATACATGAAAAATTTGGTGGAGTCGTTCCAGAAGTAGCTTCTAGAAAACATATTGAAGCAGTAAACTGGGTTGTTGAAGAAGCATTAAAGGAAGCAAATGTAACATTAGAAGATATAGATGCAGTTGCTGTGACATATGGGCCGGGACTAGTGGGAGCACTTTTAGTAGGCTTGCAATATGCTAAGGGATTAGCATATTCTTTAAAGTTACCACTAATAGGAGTTAATCATATTGAAGGACATATTTGTGCAAATTTTATAGATCATAAAGACTTAGTTCCTCCATTTGTATCATTAGTTGTTTCAGGTGGAAATACATTCATAGTTCATGTTAAGGATTATGGAGAATATGAGATATTAGGTGAAACTAGAGATGATGCAGCTGGTGAAGCTTTTGATAAGGTAGCTAGGGCAATAGGATTAGGTTATCCAGGTGGTCCGAAGATCGATAAAATATCAAAAGAAGGTAATGCGGATGCAATTAAATTTCCAAAAGCTAAATTCCATGAAGATACTTTAGATTTTTCTTTTTCAGGGTTAAAATCTGCAGTATTAAATTATATTAATAAGAAAAATATGCAAGGTGAAGAAATAAATAGAGCAGATGTAGCAGCATCATTCCAAAAATCAGTAGTGGAAGTGCTTACAGAAAATGTTCTAGCAACCTGCGAAAAAAGAAAAATCAATAAAATTGCTATAGCTGGAGGGGTTGCATCTAACAGCTATTTGAGAAATAATTTAATTAAAGAAGGAAATAAAATAGGGGTTGAGATTCTATTCCCTTCTCTAGTGTTATGCACTGATAATGCAGCCATGATTGGAAGTGCAGCTTATTTTCAATTGATTAAAGGGGATTCAAGTGGGTTGGATTTAAATGCAAAGCCAAATTTAAAACTGGGGGAGAAGTAAAGAGAAATGAATATGCTTCATCATTCTAATGGTATAAATAGACTCAAGTATAAGAAAAACAAAAATATTCCAAAGGTCATTAAAACTACAGTTTATGTAATTATTTTTATATTATTATCTTTAGCTGTATTTCAACTTGTTTTAGGAAAAGTATACAATGAGAAGTATAAGTCGAGGTTTAAATATACAAGAATAGATGAAAAAAAAGTATTTTATAATGATTCGGGATCAGGTGAACTTACAATAGTATTTGACTCAGATTTGGGATTAGATTTAAATGAATGGAATTCCATAGAAAAAAGTTTTAAAGAAAAATATAATATTAAAACTTTTCAGTATAATAGATTAGGTTATGGAAATAATGATGGAGGAAGTAGAGTCGATTTAAAAAAGCAGGCAGATGATTTGCGATTGACACTAAAGAAGGCAAATATAACAGGTCCATATATATTGGTAGGTTCAGGATACGGTTCATTAGTTATGACTAACTTTGCTAATACATATCCGGAGATAGTAAAAGGGGTTGTGCTTATCAATCCCATAAATGAAGAATATATAAAGGACAAGGAGTATATCAAAAATTTTTCAGATAGTAAATTTAAATATAAAGTAGAGTATATAAGTGCATATTTTGGAATATCATACTTTAGAGAAAAATTAGGGTTATTAAAAGTACCAGAAGGTGTGGTTACATCAGGTGATGAAGAATTAGCAAGTGAATATATGTCTAACAGAATAAGAAGTAAGTATTCCCAAGCTATCTATAATGAAATAATAAATTTAGAGAATGGAGATAGCTCTTCTCAAATAGAAGGAATGTTGGGGGATAACCCTCTTGCAATAGTATCTAGAGAAGAAAATATGGATAAAGATAAGAAGTTATTAGCTTTGTCAAAATCAAGATATATTACTCAGATATCAACAAACAGTAAAGGACAATATATACCAGTATCTGACAAAGAAAAAACTTTAGAAGCAATAAACTATGTGTTAGAAAAAGCAAAGGTGAACGCCAAGAAATAAATTGTAATTACTATATTAGTAACATATAGTATTAATTATTTTATAGTATTAGTAGTAAAAATTAAAAGTATTCATCACTACAAAAGAAAACAGGGATCACACTCTGTTTTTCTTTGATTTTAGAAAATAGAGAAAAAAAGTTAGTTTTGTCATTTACATGACACATTGATATTTTATATTAGGACTATGGATATAATAAAAATGAATTTTTCTTTGGGAGGTTTGATTTTAATGAGCGATTTTAGAGATGATAATATTAATGAAAATAATTCATATGAAGTAAATACAGAAAATAATTCTGAAATAGTAATAAATAATGAAGAAAATAAAAATGAAGAAAATATAGAAAGTGATGTAAGTTCTGTTTCAAACTCAGAAGTTAATAATGAAGTAGAGACTATTGATAACTTAGGGGCAGGGAACAATGCGGAGGAAGAAATATACACTCCAGACTTTGTTATGGTTTCTAACGGTAAAGAAAAGAAGATGAAAAGAAAGAAACCGAAAAGTAAAAATTTTAATTCGTTAGGAAAGTATATTTTGGTAGGAGGAATATCTGTTGCAGTAGCGCTTGGTGTTTCAATACCATCAACATATTTTTTAGTTAAAAATCAAATAGAAAGTGGTAACTTAAAAACATCATCTAGCGATCCATATAATTTTTATACACCACCTTCATTTACTAGTAATTCAGATACGTTATCTGTAACAGATGCTGTAAAAAAGGTAGCTCCAGCAGTTGTTAGTGTATCAACAAAGAGTATTGTAAATAACGGATTTTTCAGCCAACAACAAGAAGGCGTAGGTTCAGGATTTATAATTAATAAAGATGGGGATATATTAACTAATTTCCATGTAGTTCAGGGAGCGACTGAAGTAAAAGTA is a window encoding:
- a CDS encoding alpha/beta fold hydrolase; the protein is MNMLHHSNGINRLKYKKNKNIPKVIKTTVYVIIFILLSLAVFQLVLGKVYNEKYKSRFKYTRIDEKKVFYNDSGSGELTIVFDSDLGLDLNEWNSIEKSFKEKYNIKTFQYNRLGYGNNDGGSRVDLKKQADDLRLTLKKANITGPYILVGSGYGSLVMTNFANTYPEIVKGVVLINPINEEYIKDKEYIKNFSDSKFKYKVEYISAYFGISYFREKLGLLKVPEGVVTSGDEELASEYMSNRIRSKYSQAIYNEIINLENGDSSSQIEGMLGDNPLAIVSREENMDKDKKLLALSKSRYITQISTNSKGQYIPVSDKEKTLEAINYVLEKAKVNAKK
- the tsaD gene encoding tRNA (adenosine(37)-N6)-threonylcarbamoyltransferase complex transferase subunit TsaD; amino-acid sequence: MEKKIILSIESSCDETSAAIVINGREVLSNIIASQIDIHEKFGGVVPEVASRKHIEAVNWVVEEALKEANVTLEDIDAVAVTYGPGLVGALLVGLQYAKGLAYSLKLPLIGVNHIEGHICANFIDHKDLVPPFVSLVVSGGNTFIVHVKDYGEYEILGETRDDAAGEAFDKVARAIGLGYPGGPKIDKISKEGNADAIKFPKAKFHEDTLDFSFSGLKSAVLNYINKKNMQGEEINRADVAASFQKSVVEVLTENVLATCEKRKINKIAIAGGVASNSYLRNNLIKEGNKIGVEILFPSLVLCTDNAAMIGSAAYFQLIKGDSSGLDLNAKPNLKLGEK
- a CDS encoding RusA family crossover junction endodeoxyribonuclease; amino-acid sequence: MNKSYAKVIVKGSPISKSNFKLFNTNGRAILPYNSGKYHDRYALYEEEISYEARVQNPNIVLEEGLIAILKVYYKSSKRHPDTNNITKSIFDGVEKSGLIVNDAQIKTIYIEEFYDKENPRFELELFGESEYEIEYTIKPKEIKSEKLIYSPASNGKKLIKNTTSKTSENNNLLICEFCNKPIKSNDYIKANKGKTLVCKNCFNKLF